In a single window of the Micromonospora inositola genome:
- a CDS encoding response regulator transcription factor, which produces MTTSPTPATRTKVLLVDDHDLIRKGLRHAFERDRQFEVVGEAATAAEGVRQAGALQPDVVIMDLRLPDGSGLEATRALRKSSASMGIVVLTMYAGDDQLFGALEAGASAFVPKTAPADEVVAAARHAASSPSAFTAADLAEAMKRRLAPSGPQLSPREGQVLRLLADGMSVAGIAKQLFVSESTAKTHISKLYEKLGAANRAQALMTALRLGLLEAPDAPKF; this is translated from the coding sequence ATGACCACTAGTCCGACACCGGCCACCCGTACCAAGGTTCTCCTTGTCGACGATCACGACCTGATCCGCAAGGGCCTGCGGCACGCGTTCGAGCGGGACCGGCAGTTCGAGGTCGTGGGCGAGGCCGCCACGGCCGCGGAGGGTGTACGCCAGGCCGGCGCGCTCCAGCCGGACGTGGTGATCATGGACCTGCGGCTGCCCGACGGCAGCGGGCTGGAGGCCACCCGAGCGCTCCGCAAGTCCAGCGCGTCGATGGGCATCGTCGTGCTCACCATGTACGCCGGCGACGACCAGCTCTTCGGTGCCCTGGAGGCGGGAGCGAGCGCGTTCGTGCCGAAGACCGCCCCGGCCGACGAGGTGGTGGCGGCCGCCCGGCACGCCGCCTCCTCCCCCAGTGCCTTCACCGCGGCCGACCTGGCCGAGGCGATGAAGCGCCGGCTGGCCCCGTCCGGGCCGCAGCTCTCCCCGCGCGAGGGGCAGGTGCTGCGGCTGCTCGCCGACGGCATGAGCGTGGCAGGCATCGCCAAGCAGCTCTTCGTCAGCGAGTCGACCGCCAAGACGCACATCTCGAAGCTCTACGAGAAGCTGGGCGCCGCCAACCGGGCCCAGGCGCTGATGACCGCGCTGCGGCTCGGTCTGCTGGAGGCCCCGGACGCCCCCAAGTTCTAA
- a CDS encoding GAF domain-containing sensor histidine kinase, which produces MPASTPSQPQTQPLAAAARAVLLTLVAVLTLFATRDVAQLWWIALLGVAGLPAVLAPQHRLLGPLSRFAEVVVLGLAASQVAADTHLTGVTGGLGASAVLPYLAVPVTVTALRRRFTEGAALLAVAAATLLVAAALTEVHGARQVTEPGYLAVCAQWLILAALGLYTARTLQRVMRVRGEGKPQPYAEATRLLTQLRTVARQLPGATLDPGGISEHLLEELRVVAKTDRGAVLSASGGGRLVVLAQVGVDRVDWETTLDADSAIADAWASQQAQTSARSQSRSHRGGEVSALIVPLVAGVRTVGLVVLEADAGHAYPPPVVARVTALTGPAALRLEAALLFDEVRSLATNEERQRLAREIHDGVAQELVMVGYGIDNALATVHDDAEETADSLRTLRQEVTRVITELRLSLFELRSEVDRHGGLAAAIAEYARTVGASGGLRVHLSLDESTARLPAATEAELLRIAQEAVTNARKHAGASNLWVTCEVDPPYAQIEVSDDGHGIGDQRPDGHYGLAIMAERAERIRGRLEIRPRQPSGTTVAVVLGSSPRRDKVRGSTAAEGE; this is translated from the coding sequence GTGCCCGCCTCCACACCCAGCCAGCCCCAGACGCAACCCCTCGCCGCGGCCGCGCGCGCGGTCCTGCTCACGCTGGTCGCCGTCCTCACCCTGTTCGCCACCCGCGACGTCGCCCAGCTCTGGTGGATAGCCCTGCTGGGCGTCGCCGGGCTGCCGGCCGTCCTCGCCCCCCAGCATCGGCTGCTCGGCCCGCTCAGCCGGTTCGCCGAGGTGGTCGTCCTCGGGCTGGCCGCCAGCCAGGTCGCCGCCGACACCCACCTGACCGGCGTGACCGGCGGGCTGGGCGCCTCGGCCGTGCTGCCGTACCTCGCCGTGCCGGTGACCGTGACGGCACTGCGCCGCCGGTTCACCGAGGGCGCGGCGCTGCTCGCGGTCGCCGCGGCCACCCTGCTGGTCGCCGCGGCGCTCACCGAGGTCCACGGCGCCCGCCAGGTCACCGAGCCCGGCTACCTCGCGGTCTGCGCGCAGTGGCTGATCCTCGCCGCGCTCGGCCTGTACACCGCCCGCACCCTGCAGCGGGTGATGCGGGTCCGCGGCGAGGGCAAGCCCCAGCCGTACGCCGAGGCCACCCGGCTGCTGACCCAGCTCCGTACGGTCGCCCGCCAGCTGCCCGGGGCCACCCTCGACCCGGGTGGCATCTCCGAGCACCTGCTGGAGGAGCTGCGGGTGGTGGCGAAGACCGACCGTGGCGCGGTGCTCTCCGCCAGCGGCGGCGGCCGGCTGGTGGTGCTCGCCCAGGTCGGCGTGGACCGGGTCGACTGGGAGACCACGCTCGACGCGGACTCGGCGATCGCGGACGCCTGGGCCAGCCAGCAGGCACAGACCTCGGCCCGCTCCCAGTCCCGCTCGCACCGCGGCGGGGAGGTCTCCGCGCTGATCGTGCCGCTGGTCGCCGGGGTCCGGACGGTCGGCCTGGTGGTCCTCGAGGCGGACGCCGGGCACGCCTACCCGCCGCCGGTGGTGGCCCGGGTGACCGCGCTGACCGGGCCGGCGGCGCTGCGGCTGGAGGCCGCCCTGCTCTTCGACGAGGTGCGGTCGCTGGCCACCAACGAGGAGCGGCAGCGGCTGGCCCGGGAGATCCACGACGGGGTCGCCCAGGAGCTGGTGATGGTCGGCTACGGCATCGACAACGCGCTGGCCACGGTGCACGACGACGCGGAGGAGACCGCCGACTCGCTGCGGACCCTGCGCCAGGAGGTGACCCGGGTGATCACCGAGCTGCGGCTGAGCCTGTTCGAGCTGCGCAGCGAGGTGGACCGGCACGGTGGCCTGGCCGCCGCGATCGCCGAGTACGCCCGCACGGTGGGCGCGTCCGGCGGCCTGCGGGTGCACCTGTCGCTGGACGAGTCGACCGCCCGCCTGCCCGCCGCCACCGAGGCCGAGCTGCTGCGGATCGCCCAGGAGGCGGTGACCAACGCGCGCAAGCACGCCGGGGCGTCCAATCTGTGGGTCACCTGTGAGGTGGACCCCCCGTACGCCCAGATCGAAGTGTCGGATGATGGTCACGGCATCGGTGATCAGCGCCCGGACGGGCACTACGGGCTTGCGATCATGGCGGAGAGGGCGGAACGTATCCGGGGCCGGCTGGAGATCAGACCGCGACAACCCAGCGGGACGACCGTGGCGGTGGTACTCGGCTCCTCACCCCGGCGCGATAAGGTGCGCGGCAGCACAGCAGCAGAAGGGGAGTAA
- a CDS encoding AMP-dependent synthetase/ligase: MREFSVPPIVTVGDAANLTDPVWDNAEVAPDSVQFVRRAPAGAEGRAWVDVTCRQFRDEVVAVARGLVAAGISPGGRVALMSRTRYEWTLLDYAIWAAGAVTVPIYETSSAEQAAWILADSGAVAAVVESTGHATLVAGVRDRLPELRQVWQIDLGAVDELVAAGESVDPAEIQVRRKTVKAGDVATIIYTSGTTGRPKGCVLTHRNMYADIANAVPVLPNLFRPGASTLLFLPLAHAFARLIQIGVVQARATMAHCADTKDLVGELQEFKPTFVLSVPRVFEKVYNGARQKAEADGKGKIFDRAEKVAIAYSEALETADGPGLALRAQHAAFDKLVYRKLRAALGGRCRDAISGGAPLGARLGHFFRGIGVTICEGYGLTETSPAAAANLPTGTKIGTVGRPLPGVTIRIDDDGEILISGDLVFQGYWHNEAATAEALTSDGWFRTGDLGQLDEDGYLSITGRKKEIIVTAGGKNVAPAILEDQVRAHSLISQCVVVGDRQPFIAALVTIDEEALPKWLAAQGRPEATTVAELRDDETLRAEVQDAVDQANQSVSKAEAIKVFRILPQDFTEATGELTPSLKVKRQVVHKTYAAEIADIYRG, from the coding sequence GTGCGCGAGTTCTCCGTTCCGCCCATCGTCACCGTCGGCGACGCGGCAAACCTGACCGACCCGGTCTGGGACAACGCCGAGGTCGCCCCGGACAGCGTGCAGTTCGTCCGGCGGGCGCCGGCCGGCGCCGAGGGCCGGGCCTGGGTGGACGTGACCTGCCGGCAGTTCCGCGACGAGGTCGTCGCCGTGGCCCGCGGCCTGGTCGCCGCCGGCATCTCCCCCGGTGGCCGGGTCGCCCTGATGAGCCGCACCCGCTACGAGTGGACGCTGCTCGACTACGCCATCTGGGCGGCCGGCGCGGTCACCGTGCCGATCTACGAGACCTCCAGCGCCGAGCAGGCCGCCTGGATCCTCGCCGACTCCGGCGCGGTCGCCGCGGTGGTGGAGTCCACCGGCCACGCCACCCTGGTCGCCGGCGTCCGCGACCGCCTGCCGGAGCTGCGCCAGGTCTGGCAGATCGACCTGGGCGCGGTGGACGAGCTGGTCGCCGCCGGCGAGTCGGTCGACCCGGCCGAGATCCAGGTACGCCGCAAGACGGTGAAGGCCGGCGACGTGGCGACGATCATCTACACCAGCGGCACCACCGGCCGCCCGAAGGGCTGCGTGCTGACCCACCGCAACATGTACGCCGACATCGCCAACGCGGTGCCGGTGCTGCCGAACCTGTTCCGCCCGGGTGCCTCCACCCTGCTCTTCCTGCCGCTCGCGCACGCGTTCGCCCGGCTCATCCAGATCGGCGTGGTGCAGGCCCGGGCCACCATGGCGCACTGCGCCGACACCAAGGACCTGGTCGGCGAGCTGCAGGAGTTCAAGCCGACCTTCGTGCTCTCCGTGCCCCGGGTCTTCGAGAAGGTCTACAACGGGGCCCGGCAGAAGGCCGAGGCGGACGGCAAGGGCAAGATCTTCGACCGGGCCGAGAAGGTCGCCATCGCGTACAGCGAGGCGCTGGAGACCGCCGACGGGCCCGGCCTGGCGTTGCGCGCCCAGCACGCGGCCTTCGACAAGCTGGTCTACCGCAAGCTGCGGGCCGCGCTCGGCGGCCGCTGCCGCGACGCGATCTCCGGGGGCGCCCCGCTCGGCGCGCGGCTCGGGCACTTCTTCCGGGGCATCGGGGTGACCATCTGCGAGGGCTACGGGCTCACCGAGACCTCCCCCGCCGCCGCCGCGAACCTGCCCACCGGCACCAAGATCGGCACGGTCGGTCGTCCGCTGCCCGGCGTGACCATCCGGATCGACGACGACGGCGAGATCCTGATCTCCGGCGACCTGGTCTTCCAGGGCTACTGGCACAACGAGGCGGCCACCGCCGAGGCGCTGACCAGCGACGGCTGGTTCCGCACCGGCGACCTGGGCCAGCTCGACGAGGACGGCTACCTGAGCATCACCGGCCGCAAGAAGGAGATCATCGTGACCGCCGGCGGCAAGAACGTCGCCCCGGCCATCCTGGAGGACCAGGTCCGCGCGCATTCGCTGATCAGCCAGTGCGTGGTGGTCGGCGACCGGCAGCCGTTCATCGCGGCGCTGGTCACCATCGACGAGGAGGCGCTGCCGAAGTGGCTCGCCGCGCAGGGTCGGCCGGAGGCGACCACGGTCGCCGAGCTGCGGGACGACGAGACGCTGCGGGCCGAGGTGCAGGACGCGGTCGACCAGGCCAACCAGTCGGTCTCCAAGGCCGAGGCGATCAAGGTCTTCCGGATCCTGCCACAGGACTTCACCGAGGCCACCGGCGAGCTGACCCCGTCGCTGAAGGTCAAACGGCAGGTCGTGCACAAGACGTACGCGGCGGAGATCGCCGACATCTACCGAGGCTGA
- a CDS encoding SRPBCC family protein — protein MADSSTQSIIIGAPPDQVAAVICDFPSYPEWTEAVRRAEVVEEYEDGYASQVRFTIDAGVLADEYVLAYEYAEDVSRIEWHLVEPSKMQKAQRGSYDLVGNPDGTTTVTYTLEVELSVAMLGMFRRKAEKMIMDTALKQLKRRVEAPGAAH, from the coding sequence ATGGCGGACTCCTCCACCCAGTCGATCATCATCGGCGCGCCACCGGACCAGGTGGCGGCGGTCATCTGCGACTTCCCCAGCTACCCCGAGTGGACCGAAGCGGTGCGGCGGGCGGAGGTGGTCGAGGAGTACGAGGACGGGTACGCCAGCCAGGTCCGGTTCACCATCGACGCCGGCGTGCTGGCCGACGAGTACGTGCTGGCCTACGAGTACGCCGAGGACGTCTCCCGGATCGAGTGGCACCTGGTCGAGCCCTCGAAGATGCAGAAGGCCCAGCGCGGCTCGTACGACCTGGTCGGCAACCCGGACGGCACCACGACCGTGACGTACACGCTCGAGGTGGAGCTCTCCGTGGCGATGCTCGGCATGTTTCGGCGCAAGGCCGAGAAAATGATCATGGATACCGCGTTGAAGCAGCTCAAGCGCCGGGTAGAAGCACCCGGTGCGGCCCACTGA
- a CDS encoding ROK family glucokinase, giving the protein MTLTIGVDVGGTKVAGGVVDDTGKVLVQARRDTPADDVAKTRDVIIELVTELATGHTVEGVGIGAAGWIDASRSTVLFAPNLAWRDEPLREYVSTATGLPVIVENDANVAAWAEFRYGAARDAEDSMVMFTIGTGVGGGIVLGGELVRGAHGIAAELGHMLTVPDGHQCGCGRLGCIEQYASGSALVRFARAAARQEPHRATALLELAGGEAEAITGPMVTAAAKGGDPVSAEAFAQVGRWLGTSLADMAQILDPQLLVVGGGVIDAGDLLMGPTRRSYTDALAQRSRLPVAEIRPAELGNTAGVIGAADLARRR; this is encoded by the coding sequence GTGACGCTGACCATTGGAGTCGACGTCGGTGGCACGAAGGTGGCCGGCGGTGTCGTTGACGACACCGGCAAGGTTCTCGTGCAGGCCCGACGGGACACCCCCGCCGACGACGTGGCCAAGACCCGGGACGTCATCATCGAGCTGGTCACCGAGCTGGCCACCGGCCACACCGTCGAGGGGGTCGGCATCGGCGCGGCCGGCTGGATCGACGCCAGCCGCTCCACCGTCCTCTTCGCCCCCAACCTGGCCTGGCGGGACGAGCCGCTGCGCGAGTACGTCAGCACCGCCACCGGCCTGCCGGTGATCGTGGAGAACGACGCCAACGTGGCCGCCTGGGCGGAGTTCCGCTACGGCGCCGCCCGGGACGCCGAGGACTCGATGGTCATGTTCACCATCGGCACCGGGGTGGGCGGCGGCATCGTGCTCGGCGGCGAGCTGGTCCGTGGCGCGCACGGCATTGCGGCCGAGCTGGGGCACATGCTCACCGTGCCGGACGGTCACCAGTGTGGCTGCGGCCGGCTGGGCTGCATCGAGCAGTACGCCAGCGGCAGCGCCCTGGTCCGCTTCGCCCGCGCCGCCGCCCGCCAGGAACCGCACCGGGCCACCGCGCTCCTGGAGCTGGCCGGCGGTGAGGCCGAGGCGATCACCGGGCCGATGGTGACCGCGGCCGCCAAGGGCGGCGACCCGGTCTCCGCCGAGGCGTTCGCCCAGGTCGGGCGCTGGCTCGGCACGAGCCTCGCGGACATGGCGCAGATCCTCGACCCGCAGCTGCTCGTCGTCGGCGGTGGCGTCATCGACGCCGGCGACCTGCTGATGGGCCCGACCCGCCGGTCGTACACCGACGCCCTCGCCCAGCGCAGCCGGCTCCCGGTGGCCGAGATCCGCCCGGCCGAGCTCGGCAACACCGCCGGCGTCATCGGCGCTGCCGATCTCGCCCGCCGGCGCTGA
- a CDS encoding endonuclease/exonuclease/phosphatase family protein, which produces MPGQGVPLRVVSYNIHSQRDDAAALAVVVRAAAPDVVIVQEAPRRFRWRQKSATLAESFGLVVAAGGLPSLGNLLLTSLRVRVRGTRCQRYPLTPGRHLRGAAYAECQVGAARFLLAGSHLSTDPAERPAQAAAFKRELAAATLPVIAGADLNEGPDGPAWRTVAAGLTDAAVAADRADRHTYPCVDPRRRIDALFVDPRVTVVDYDVVDTPLTRRASDHFPVLVDLLLPAG; this is translated from the coding sequence GTGCCGGGCCAGGGCGTGCCGCTGCGGGTGGTGTCGTACAACATCCACAGCCAGCGCGACGACGCGGCCGCGCTGGCCGTGGTGGTGCGGGCGGCCGCGCCGGACGTGGTGATCGTGCAGGAGGCGCCGCGGCGGTTCCGGTGGCGGCAGAAGTCGGCCACGCTGGCCGAGTCGTTCGGGCTGGTGGTCGCCGCCGGCGGCCTGCCGTCGCTGGGCAACCTGCTGCTGACCAGCCTCCGGGTCCGGGTGCGCGGCACCCGCTGCCAGCGCTACCCGCTGACCCCGGGCCGGCACCTGCGCGGCGCCGCGTACGCCGAATGCCAGGTCGGCGCGGCGCGGTTCCTGCTGGCCGGCTCGCACCTGTCCACCGACCCGGCGGAGCGGCCGGCCCAGGCGGCGGCGTTCAAGCGGGAGCTGGCCGCCGCCACGCTGCCGGTGATCGCCGGCGCCGACCTCAACGAGGGGCCGGACGGGCCCGCCTGGCGGACCGTCGCGGCGGGACTGACCGACGCCGCGGTCGCCGCCGACCGGGCCGACCGGCACACCTACCCCTGTGTCGACCCGCGCCGCCGGATCGACGCCCTCTTCGTCGACCCGCGGGTCACCGTGGTCGACTACGACGTGGTGGACACGCCGCTGACCCGCCGGGCGAGCGACCACTTCCCGGTCCTGGTGGACCTGCTGCTGCCCGCCGGCTGA
- a CDS encoding flavin-containing monooxygenase, with protein sequence MSSSTDLGRPDPPAATSALTRDGRPVSDRGDTVCVIGAGASGLTAVKNLAEHGFGVDCYERETGVGGAWNWRHDRSPVYASTHLISSRPFTQFPDFPMPDDWPDYPHHSQLLSYFERYADHFDLRRHIWFGTEVVRVEPVEGDRWDVTTRSTGGYGPERTSRYAAVVVANGHNWSPKLPRYEGLEGFRGEVMHASSYKDPAQLRGKRVLVVGAGNTGCDIAVEAAQQASRCWHSTRRGYWYAPKYVLGRPADQVNDTLVALRVPLRVRQWLYHWTLRLTVGDLTRFGLPEPDHRVYETHPIANSQLVYYVGHGEITPVPELARFHDRSVELTDGREIDPELVIFATGYLPRFEFLEAKVLGDDEGVGRPRLWLNEFTAGHPTLAVVGLVQPDSGVFTISHWQSVLFARLLRLRATRPDRAAAFHRRVAAGIGERYSGAVKDSTRHWFEVGHADYLRAVQRALDELEAK encoded by the coding sequence GTGTCCTCCTCCACCGACCTCGGCCGCCCCGATCCTCCGGCGGCGACGTCCGCCCTCACCCGGGACGGCCGCCCGGTCTCGGACCGGGGTGACACGGTCTGCGTCATCGGGGCCGGGGCCAGTGGCCTCACCGCGGTGAAGAACCTCGCCGAGCACGGCTTCGGCGTGGACTGCTACGAGCGGGAGACCGGCGTCGGCGGGGCCTGGAACTGGCGGCACGACCGCAGCCCGGTCTACGCCAGCACCCACCTCATCTCGTCTCGGCCGTTCACCCAGTTCCCCGACTTCCCGATGCCGGACGACTGGCCGGACTACCCGCACCACAGCCAGCTGCTCTCCTATTTCGAGCGGTACGCCGACCACTTCGACCTGCGCCGGCACATCTGGTTCGGCACCGAGGTGGTCCGGGTGGAGCCGGTCGAGGGGGACCGCTGGGACGTCACCACCCGCAGCACCGGCGGGTACGGCCCGGAGCGCACCTCCCGGTACGCGGCGGTGGTCGTCGCAAACGGGCACAACTGGTCGCCCAAGCTGCCCCGCTACGAGGGGCTGGAGGGGTTCCGCGGCGAGGTGATGCACGCCTCGTCCTACAAGGACCCGGCGCAGCTGCGCGGCAAGCGGGTGCTGGTGGTCGGCGCCGGCAACACCGGCTGCGACATCGCGGTCGAGGCCGCCCAGCAGGCCTCCCGCTGCTGGCACTCCACCCGCCGCGGCTACTGGTACGCGCCGAAGTACGTCCTCGGCCGCCCCGCCGACCAGGTCAACGACACCCTGGTCGCGCTGCGGGTGCCGCTGCGGGTCCGCCAGTGGCTCTACCACTGGACGCTGCGGCTGACCGTCGGCGACCTCACCCGGTTCGGCCTGCCCGAGCCGGACCACCGGGTCTACGAGACCCACCCGATCGCCAACAGCCAGCTCGTCTACTACGTCGGGCACGGCGAGATCACCCCGGTGCCGGAGCTGGCCCGCTTCCACGACCGGTCGGTCGAGCTGACCGACGGCCGGGAGATCGATCCCGAACTGGTCATCTTCGCCACCGGCTACCTGCCGCGCTTCGAGTTCCTGGAGGCGAAGGTGCTGGGCGACGACGAGGGCGTCGGCCGGCCCCGACTCTGGCTGAACGAGTTCACCGCCGGGCATCCCACCCTGGCGGTGGTCGGCCTGGTGCAGCCGGACTCCGGCGTCTTCACCATCTCGCACTGGCAGAGCGTGCTCTTCGCCCGGCTGCTGCGGCTGCGGGCCACCCGGCCGGACCGGGCCGCGGCGTTCCACCGGAGGGTCGCCGCCGGCATCGGCGAGCGCTACTCCGGCGCGGTCAAGGACAGCACCCGGCACTGGTTCGAGGTGGGCCACGCCGACTACCTGCGCGCCGTCCAGCGCGCCCTGGACGAGCTGGAGGCCAAGTGA
- a CDS encoding alpha/beta hydrolase codes for MRAREWARPERPARREVLSAVPELEEGRPPLLFVPGFGHGAWAFAEHWLEHAASRGFPAYALSLRGHGGSEPAPAATLRSYTHDVTQAAAALPRRAVLVGHGAGARVVAHALARYPARAAVLVAPVLGGWGTFGNALRRNPAGTLPAVFGGGLRLSRRQLFSRELPDGEARRHVARLGRAGRRAQWQLLTGREPEPAVGRPPVLVLGSPDDRVVPAAALSRAARRYASAPLLFPGMGHDLMLDARWREPIDAILDWLEKDPAPAAG; via the coding sequence ATGCGGGCCCGGGAATGGGCCCGGCCGGAGCGCCCGGCCCGTCGCGAGGTGCTCAGCGCCGTGCCGGAGCTGGAGGAGGGACGGCCACCGCTGCTCTTCGTGCCCGGGTTCGGGCACGGGGCGTGGGCGTTCGCCGAGCACTGGCTGGAGCACGCCGCGTCCCGCGGTTTCCCGGCGTACGCGCTCAGCCTGCGCGGCCACGGCGGCAGCGAGCCGGCGCCGGCGGCGACGCTGCGGTCGTACACCCATGACGTGACCCAGGCGGCGGCGGCCCTGCCGCGGCGGGCGGTGCTGGTGGGGCACGGTGCGGGGGCCCGGGTGGTGGCGCACGCGCTGGCCCGTTACCCGGCCCGGGCCGCGGTGCTGGTGGCGCCGGTGCTCGGCGGCTGGGGGACGTTCGGCAACGCGCTGCGGCGCAATCCCGCTGGCACCCTGCCGGCGGTCTTCGGCGGCGGCCTCCGGCTGAGCCGCCGGCAGCTGTTCAGCCGCGAGTTGCCGGACGGCGAGGCCCGCCGCCACGTCGCCCGGCTGGGCCGGGCCGGTCGGCGCGCGCAGTGGCAGCTGCTGACCGGCCGGGAGCCCGAGCCGGCGGTGGGCCGCCCGCCGGTGCTGGTGCTGGGCAGTCCCGACGACCGGGTGGTGCCGGCCGCCGCGCTGAGCCGGGCCGCCCGCCGGTACGCCTCGGCCCCGCTGCTCTTTCCCGGCATGGGGCACGACCTGATGCTCGACGCCCGCTGGCGGGAGCCGATCGACGCGATCCTCGACTGGCTGGAGAAGGACCCCGCGCCGGCGGCCGGCTGA
- a CDS encoding alpha,alpha-trehalose-phosphate synthase (UDP-forming), with protein MRPSPLVVVANRLPIDDSVAPDGACEWRRSPGGLVSALHPLLRHTPATWVGWAGGTGPAPHLPVVDGVRMHTVPLTAHDLRDHYEGFANATLWPLYHDSVEQPEYHRRWWEAYQRVNQRFADAAAEVAEPGALVWVQDYHLQLVPGLLRALRPDLRIGFFLHVPFPPPELFMQLPRRAELLRGMLGADLIGFQRAQAAHNFAQLATKVLDLPATDRRIGVDGRVVRIGAFPVSIDTAEMAALAARPDVADRARRLRQDLGNPEHVILSVDRMDYTKGIEQRLKAYSELLASGDVKVRDTVLVQVAVPSRERVGQYQILRERVEREVGRINGEFGRVGEPAIHYLTQTFDRAELAALYRVADVMAVTPLRDGMNLVAKEYVAARVDDTGALLLSEFAGAATELSRAFLVNPHDLEGLKQELLAALRAAPADVAARMRAMREYLHRNDIHAWARSYLSALNESSSLLTRLAGTD; from the coding sequence ATGCGACCGAGTCCCCTCGTGGTGGTGGCCAACCGCCTCCCCATCGACGACAGTGTGGCGCCGGACGGCGCCTGCGAGTGGCGCCGCAGCCCGGGCGGCCTGGTGAGCGCACTGCACCCCCTGCTGCGACACACCCCGGCCACCTGGGTCGGCTGGGCGGGCGGCACCGGCCCGGCGCCACACCTGCCGGTGGTGGACGGCGTCCGCATGCACACCGTGCCGCTGACCGCCCATGACCTCCGCGACCACTACGAGGGCTTCGCCAACGCGACCCTCTGGCCGCTCTACCACGACTCGGTGGAGCAGCCCGAGTACCACCGCCGCTGGTGGGAGGCGTACCAGCGGGTCAACCAGCGGTTCGCCGACGCCGCCGCCGAGGTGGCCGAGCCGGGCGCCCTGGTCTGGGTGCAGGACTACCACCTGCAACTGGTCCCCGGCCTGCTCCGGGCGCTCCGCCCCGACCTGCGGATCGGTTTCTTCCTGCACGTGCCGTTCCCGCCACCGGAGCTGTTCATGCAGCTCCCGCGCCGGGCCGAGCTGCTGCGCGGGATGCTCGGCGCCGACCTGATCGGCTTCCAGCGGGCCCAGGCGGCGCACAACTTCGCCCAGCTGGCGACGAAGGTGCTCGACCTGCCGGCGACCGACCGGCGGATCGGCGTCGACGGCCGGGTCGTGCGGATCGGCGCCTTCCCCGTTTCCATCGACACGGCCGAGATGGCCGCGCTCGCCGCCCGGCCGGACGTCGCCGACCGGGCGCGCCGGCTGCGCCAGGACCTCGGCAACCCCGAGCACGTCATCCTCAGCGTCGACCGGATGGACTACACCAAGGGCATCGAGCAGCGGCTCAAGGCGTACAGCGAGCTGCTGGCCAGCGGCGACGTCAAGGTCCGGGACACGGTGCTGGTCCAGGTGGCGGTGCCGAGCCGGGAGCGGGTCGGCCAGTACCAGATCCTGCGGGAACGGGTGGAACGCGAGGTCGGGCGGATCAACGGCGAGTTCGGGCGGGTCGGTGAGCCGGCGATCCACTACCTCACCCAGACCTTCGACCGGGCCGAACTGGCCGCCCTGTACCGGGTCGCCGACGTGATGGCGGTGACCCCGCTGCGGGACGGGATGAACCTGGTCGCCAAGGAGTACGTCGCCGCCCGGGTGGACGACACCGGCGCCCTGCTGCTCAGCGAGTTCGCCGGGGCGGCCACCGAGCTGTCCCGGGCGTTCCTGGTGAACCCGCACGACCTGGAGGGGCTCAAGCAGGAGCTGCTCGCCGCGCTGCGGGCGGCACCGGCCGACGTGGCCGCCCGGATGCGCGCGATGCGGGAGTACCTGCACCGCAACGACATCCACGCCTGGGCGCGGTCCTATCTGAGCGCCCTGAACGAGAGCAGCTCCCTGCTCACCCGGCTCGCCGGGACCGACTGA
- a CDS encoding lysophospholipid acyltransferase family protein: MLYWLMKYIILGPLLRLIFRPQVEGLENVPETGPAILASNHLSFSDSIFTPLIVKRKVTFIAKAEYFLGKGIKGWLTKMFFVSAGTIPVDRSGGRAARAALDTQLKVLRSGGIAGIYPEGTRSPDGRLYRGKTGVARLALESGAPVIPMAMLNADEIQPPGQLIPNVKRVRIRFGAPLDFSRYAGMAGDRFVERAVTDEIMYELMELSGREYVDMYAQKAKSQPAVPSEPVPV, translated from the coding sequence GTGCTGTACTGGCTGATGAAGTACATCATCCTCGGCCCGCTGCTGAGGCTGATCTTCCGCCCGCAGGTGGAAGGGCTCGAGAACGTCCCGGAGACGGGCCCGGCCATCCTGGCCAGCAACCACCTCTCCTTCTCGGACTCGATCTTCACCCCGCTCATCGTCAAGCGAAAAGTAACATTCATCGCTAAAGCGGAATACTTCCTCGGTAAGGGCATCAAGGGCTGGCTGACCAAGATGTTCTTCGTCAGCGCGGGCACCATCCCGGTCGACCGCTCCGGCGGCCGCGCCGCCCGCGCCGCGTTGGACACCCAGCTCAAGGTGCTGCGGTCCGGCGGCATCGCCGGCATCTACCCCGAGGGCACCCGATCGCCCGACGGCCGCCTCTACCGGGGCAAGACCGGGGTGGCCCGGCTGGCGTTGGAGAGCGGCGCCCCGGTGATCCCGATGGCGATGCTCAACGCCGACGAGATCCAGCCCCCCGGCCAGCTGATTCCCAACGTCAAGCGGGTGCGGATCCGCTTCGGCGCGCCGCTGGACTTCTCCCGGTACGCCGGGATGGCCGGCGACCGGTTCGTCGAGCGCGCGGTCACCGACGAGATCATGTACGAGCTGATGGAGCTCTCCGGCCGCGAGTACGTGGACATGTACGCGCAGAAGGCGAAGAGCCAGCCGGCCGTGCCGAGCGAACCCGTCCCCGTCTGA